Below is a window of Picosynechococcus sp. PCC 7002 DNA.
TCTAAAATCGCTTGGTCACAGGCTTCCCGCGAGGCAAAATCCCGGTGGTTAATCAGTTGGGTTTTCGTGCCAAATGTTGCGGCCCGTTCTAAAACCTTCGCCTTGGGGTTGTTGTAGATCAGAATCGGGATCTCTGCGTTAAGTTCTTTGGCGATCATGGCCTTGGCGATCGCCCCGTAGTTACTGCCGCTACCGGAGGCCAAGACTCCCAACTTTACCGGACGGGATAAGGGCACATCCGCCAGGGTCACAGGGGGAGAGATTAAAGCAGAATTTAGCGTAACATTACCCATCAATCGCGGTAATCCTCGGAAGTACAACCACTAAGCATATCGGTTCCCTAGTCGAAAGTCAGATATTTTTGCTCGGTGGCGTCGGGGTGGGGCTAGGCTGAATCGCGATCCTCGAAACGAATAATATCTTCGTCTCCCAAAAATTCGCCGTTTTGAATTTCGATCATCACCAAATCAATTACCCCCGGATTTTCGACCCGGTGCCTGGTATTCATCGGGACATAGGTAGACTGGCGGGGAGTCAGAATAATTTCTTGGTCGTTGCAAATCACCTTCGCTGTCCCGGAAACGACGACCCAATGCTCGCTGCGATGGTAGTGCATTTGGGTGCTAATGTGGTGACTGGGCTTCACTTCGATGCGGTTAATGCGGTAGCGATCGCCTTCTTCGAGAATCGTGACTTTGCCCCAGGGGGGTGTGCGGGTTTCAAGCATAGGGATAGGTTCAGCGGGATTTCAAGATTATTTTAAAGGCTTACTGAGTACCGAGGCGATCGCGCAATTCCGTTTCACTCGCCCGAAACCCCACCAAGACCGCTTTGTTATCCCGCACGAACAAAGGCCGTTTTAAGAGCATTGCATCTTGACTAAAAGCCTCGATCCACTGGTTATCATCCCAGGTTTTCTTTTCTTCCCCCAAGGCCCGATAGGATTGCCCAGAAGTATTGCGCATCGGTTTGCTGCCGAGGTCACTGACCCATTGGGCGATCGCCTGCCGAGTTGGCGGTTGTTCTTTAGTATTGATAAATTCGTAGGAAATTCCGGCTGTTTCTAGCCATTTCAAGGCTTTTTTACAGGTGTTGCAGGTGGGAATGCCGTAAACTTGCAGGGCCATTTTGATCGGTTAAACAAAAGATAACTTCGTTTATTATCCATGATCCTCAGGGCGGCCCACTTTGGCAGAAGTGTTACAACGGAACTGTAGCAAGTCCCCACATTTTTCACCATGACGACGACCATTTCTGCCGAAAAATCAATTGCAGCTTGGCTTGGAGAGGAAGCAGAAAGTCTCTTGGGTCACAGCGCGAAAATTAATCAAAATCTGCTCACCCTCCCCGGAGCCGATATCGTAGAACGGGTCTATGCCCAGAGCGATCGCCCCACTCCAGTCTTACGTTCCTTGCAACAATTGTTTGGTACGGGACGGTTAGCGAATACAGGCTATCTCTCAATTTTGCCCGTCGATCAAGGCATTGAACATTCCGGGGCGGCTTCCTTTGCCCCGAATCCGATTTATTTTGACCCCGAAAACATTATCCGTCTAGCCATTGAAGGGGGGTGTAACGGCGTGGCGACGACCCTCGGCGTGTTGGGAATGATGTCCCGCAAATATGCTCACCGCATCCCGTTTATCGTCAAACTCAATCACAATGAACTGCTGACCTATCCCAACGGTACGGATCAGATTATGTTTGCGACGGTGGAACAGGCTTGGAATTTGGGGGCGATCGCCGTCGGTGCAACAATTTATTTTGGCTCTCCAGAATCGAGCCGACAAATTCAAGAGGTTAGCCGTGCCTTTGCCCGCGCCCACGAGCTAGGAATGGCGACGATTCTCTGGTGTTATCTGCGCAACAATGTGTTTAAACAGGACAAGGATTACCATTTGGCGGCGGATTTGACGGGACAAGCGAACCACATGGGCGTAACTATCGAGGCGGATATTATCAAACAAAAATTACCGGAAACCAATAATGGCTACGGGGCGATCGCCAAAGCGACGGGCCAAAAATACGGCAGAACCCACCCCAAAGTTTACGACGAACTCACCAGCGATCACCCCATCGATCTCACCCGTTATCAAGTGTTGAACTGTTATGGCGGGCGGGCTGGTTTAATTAATTCCGGTGGCTCCTCCGGCGAAAACGATTTTGCCCAAGCAATTCGCACTGCTGTGATCAATAAACGCGCGGGCGGTTGTGGCCTAATTTCTGGTCGTAAAACCTTCCAACGACCCATGGCAGAAGGGGTTAAACTCTTTCACCTGATCCAAGATGTCTATCTTGATTCTGAAATCACCATCGCTTAAGGGGGTGTCGTCCTGGGGTGAAGGAGGACTGTTCTTTAAATATTGATCAAGTCTCAGGAATGATTGCCATGGCATTTTTTAGGAGGCTTAAGCAAAAGATGATTATGCACGTTTTTTAGCCTGCCAAAAGCACCATTAGCTCGTCATCTAATACCGCTTAAGTATCTTTGATTCCAGAAATGCTATAACGGTGAATATCCCGATTGCAAGAAAGACTATATGGTTATTGCTGAAGAAAAATTTCCCCGATTCACTCCTGACGAATATTTACGTTGGGAGGAACAGCAAGCCGAAAAATACGAATATATCGATGGTCAAATCTATGCCATGGGGGGCGGCAACAAAAACCATAGTCTAATTGCCGTGAGGCTGTCGAGTTTATTTTTTAATCATCTGGATGGTAGCGGTTGCGAAACCGGAAATTCTGATCTCAAAATCAAAATTCCCAGCAGCCATAACTATACCTATCCAGATATCAGCGTCACCTGCGATGAGCGAGATCAGTCCACCACCCAATTCATTACATATCCTTGTCTGGTTGTCGAAGTTTTATCAAAAAGCACTGAGGCTTATGATCGGGGTGGCAAATTTAGACTCTATCGCCAAAATCCGGTCTTAAAAGATTATTTACTGGTGAGTTCTACCGCCATTGAGATGGATTTGTATCATAAGAATAAATCAGGAGAATGGCTGATTACTAACTATCAAGCCGGAGATATGATCACCTTAGAAAGTATTGGCCTCACTTTTTCTATTGAGCAAGCCTACCAAGGATTGAAATTAACATAAGATTTTTTACAAAGAATTAAGCCTCGAAGCTTGTGAAAACCCAATGGAGCGATCTCCCCAAGAGCAATCCGATTGAAAATAATGCTCAAAAATGTGAAAGTAGATATAATGCGGATAAGCGCTATGAACTGAAAAGTTTTATCTCCCGCATGAAGATAAAAACAATACTAGAAAGAATAGTCTTTTCAAATCAATTTGGTACGCTTTTTAACGATAAAGTAGAGTTCCAAAATACCCAAGGCACATATCTGAGGTGGCAATGGAATACAGATCGCGCTGTAGTCGTTGTCCCTAAATTAGTAGACAAATATGCTTTTCTGCAGACTTATAGATATCCAATTTCCGCGATGTCTATAGAATTTCCACGGGGAGCCGTCGAAAAACGAGAATCTCTCTTTAATGCAGCAAAACGAGAACTTCAAGAAGAGCTAGGACTTCAAGGTATTAATGCTCAATCTCAGGGGATAATCCAAGCAGATTCTGGCTTGATCACAACCCCATGTCACGTTATTTTCGTAGATATTGAACCATCGAGTCTTACTAATATTTCCCCACAGCATGAATCGATGGAAGCTATTCACCCTTCTACAGTGTGGCTTAATGCAGACGAAGTAAAAGCAAGTATTATTCAAGGAAACATAACTTGTGCTCTTTCCATTGCCGCCTTTACATTAACAGAGGTAAATATCCCATGAAAAATAATATTACGGTCACTGATGCTTTGATTTTAGATACTCGTTTTGGAACGCACGGCAATACCTACCTAAAATCCGGCGACATTGAAATGTTCATTAAGCTCAATGCTTTATTTTGTCGAGGTGTTATTATTCCAGATTCAGATTTAAATAATAATCCAGTCTTGCATGCACTTTTAAAGGTAGATCAAAGTGACTCGACTTTTAAGAGCGCTCTAGAACTAGGTTTTATTCGCCCTGCTGTCCGATATAAAGCGGGGAAAATCTGGTCACAAATGGAAATTTTAGAAGCTCTGAAGAAAAAAAGTCCGGAAAGAGGTCACCAAGTTCCTGTTGAGTATGTACAAAAGTTAGATGGAATTTTAAGTCGGCGCGAAAAAATGAAAGACCCATTAGTCTGGTCTACAGAGGGAGCAGCAAAGATTTTTGCAGAGCGGATCTTAAACGAGCTACCTTACAGATGCAATGGCTTATCTGGTATCGGGCAAGAAAAACTTCAGAAAATTCTTGAATTTGTCAAAGATAATAAAGAACAGCCTAATTTCGACGCCGTTAGCATTGAGAAAAATTGCTTTAGTGAATCTAAAGATCAAGACGATAAACAACTATGGAATGGAATTTCACAATGCTATCTCGGCAATATTGGTATTGAGCTTGCTACTTCTTCTGATGGGAAAGTCATTACCGCTATGCCTGAACAATCTAAAGAAGAGCATTCAGTATTTAATTGTATTCTTCCGGCAAAGGCAGTTGAACAATTGAAGCTTCTTGAGCATCAAATTGGTGAAGAAGACAAAGCTAAAAATGAAATGGGAAACTATCTTTTGAATTTGAACAAGTTGCGTAAATTAACTCTTGATCAAATTATTGAATTACGAGAAGCATCTTATCCAGATTCGTATATTCAAGCTAGATACAATAATATGTTGCCGAGTTTCAAGGATAAAGAATCAAATAATCTCGAATTATCATTGTCAGATACTCGTCAGGAAAAATTATTACAAGAGGCTAGGCAGCAATATTGGGAAAATCTTTTTCAACAAGGCTTAGCTCTTGATAAAAAAAAGCATGAAGAACCTATCGTTCAATACTGTAAAGAAAAGACGGGTAAGAAAAACAGATATGATGGCGCAAAACTATTTTTTTCAATGATCCCGATAGCAAACTGGTGCGTCACTGCCTGCGGTCTGTTTGAGTGGATGCACGGACTTCATCAATATCAAAACAATAGCTTCGATGAAGTACCTAAGCTAGATGATTTATTTTTGCAAATCCCAAAAATGCCGGATTATGGGTTGATTGAAAAGATATAGTTCTACCGGAAAAAAATTACTGCATTTATTTCGAAAGAAAAGTTTTTTGACGAAGCCAGAGAAAAAGTTTGATAATAAACCAATATCTTGTTGTGCGTCGGTAAACCATGTCCAATCTGCCCAAATCCTTTGAAGAAACCCTCGAACAAGCGAAAGCCGCAACCCTAAACAGTTTAGAAGCAGGCTGTGGGCGGATTTTGATTGAATTGTGCTTTCCCGAAATTGCCCTACAGGCCCAGGCGCTGGCCTGGAATTGGGCGCAATTGTTTGTTGAGGATTATGGTTCGGGGTTGAAAATCTTCTTTCCGGATACGGGCGCCGCAGCTTTGGCCCGGCGGGATTGGGGCGAAATTCCCTTTAAGGTGGCGGATATCGGCACGTCGCGATCGCCGATTGAGAATAAAATCGGTGATGATGACCAGATCTTTATCATTGTCTGCCCGTCGGCGGTGGAAGTAGGCCAAGTGGAAAAGCTCTGTAATTTGGCAGGCGATCGCCCGGTGATTATGTTGATTCCCCAACTGGAGGACGTATCCATTGTCGGGATTGGCTATGCGGCGCGGCAACTGCGGGAGCGGTTTATCAGCACCCTCGAAACCGCCTACTACATCCGACCCTACGAAAGCGCGATGGTTTGGCGTTCTTACCCCTCGGCCTGGGAAGTGTATCTCGAAAAAGAGGAAGACCAATACGAACTCATCGCCAGCGAAACGACCAAACCCCTTGGCGAATATTTAGAGCGGCTGCTGTTGGCGGCGGTGGAACCCGAAGCGGGGGAAGCAGCAAATCCCAACGCACCGAAAATCAAGAAAACAGGACTGCTTGGGGGTCTGCAAAACTTTCT
It encodes the following:
- a CDS encoding NUDIX hydrolase — translated: MKTQWSDLPKSNPIENNAQKCESRYNADKRYELKSFISRMKIKTILERIVFSNQFGTLFNDKVEFQNTQGTYLRWQWNTDRAVVVVPKLVDKYAFLQTYRYPISAMSIEFPRGAVEKRESLFNAAKRELQEELGLQGINAQSQGIIQADSGLITTPCHVIFVDIEPSSLTNISPQHESMEAIHPSTVWLNADEVKASIIQGNITCALSIAAFTLTEVNIP
- a CDS encoding class I fructose-bisphosphate aldolase, coding for MTTTISAEKSIAAWLGEEAESLLGHSAKINQNLLTLPGADIVERVYAQSDRPTPVLRSLQQLFGTGRLANTGYLSILPVDQGIEHSGAASFAPNPIYFDPENIIRLAIEGGCNGVATTLGVLGMMSRKYAHRIPFIVKLNHNELLTYPNGTDQIMFATVEQAWNLGAIAVGATIYFGSPESSRQIQEVSRAFARAHELGMATILWCYLRNNVFKQDKDYHLAADLTGQANHMGVTIEADIIKQKLPETNNGYGAIAKATGQKYGRTHPKVYDELTSDHPIDLTRYQVLNCYGGRAGLINSGGSSGENDFAQAIRTAVINKRAGGCGLISGRKTFQRPMAEGVKLFHLIQDVYLDSEITIA
- a CDS encoding DUF1995 family protein; protein product: MSNLPKSFEETLEQAKAATLNSLEAGCGRILIELCFPEIALQAQALAWNWAQLFVEDYGSGLKIFFPDTGAAALARRDWGEIPFKVADIGTSRSPIENKIGDDDQIFIIVCPSAVEVGQVEKLCNLAGDRPVIMLIPQLEDVSIVGIGYAARQLRERFISTLETAYYIRPYESAMVWRSYPSAWEVYLEKEEDQYELIASETTKPLGEYLERLLLAAVEPEAGEAANPNAPKIKKTGLLGGLQNFLKALSN
- a CDS encoding Uma2 family endonuclease — its product is MVIAEEKFPRFTPDEYLRWEEQQAEKYEYIDGQIYAMGGGNKNHSLIAVRLSSLFFNHLDGSGCETGNSDLKIKIPSSHNYTYPDISVTCDERDQSTTQFITYPCLVVEVLSKSTEAYDRGGKFRLYRQNPVLKDYLLVSSTAIEMDLYHKNKSGEWLITNYQAGDMITLESIGLTFSIEQAYQGLKLT
- a CDS encoding phosphomannose isomerase type II C-terminal cupin domain, translating into MLETRTPPWGKVTILEEGDRYRINRIEVKPSHHISTQMHYHRSEHWVVVSGTAKVICNDQEIILTPRQSTYVPMNTRHRVENPGVIDLVMIEIQNGEFLGDEDIIRFEDRDSA
- a CDS encoding Spx/MgsR family RNA polymerase-binding regulatory protein gives rise to the protein MALQVYGIPTCNTCKKALKWLETAGISYEFINTKEQPPTRQAIAQWVSDLGSKPMRNTSGQSYRALGEEKKTWDDNQWIEAFSQDAMLLKRPLFVRDNKAVLVGFRASETELRDRLGTQ